In Cyprinus carpio isolate SPL01 chromosome B7, ASM1834038v1, whole genome shotgun sequence, a genomic segment contains:
- the harbi2 gene encoding putative nuclease HARBI1 → MRSSSKMASPYLENPVDIGAQIVQRALRRERVLRDKQNPLAFSDEHLYERYRFSAEGMLYLCRLLELHIKNPTRRSHATTVPQMICIALRFFASGTYLYEVGDAEKLSKNTVCRTIRRVVIALQRYINTFIVFPGHLPTVAIKEGFSKIAGFPRVIGAIDCTHIPISTPTKQIEADYLNRNATHSLNVQMTCDHQCMITSLDARWPGSMLDTQIFEKSLLCQRFQEGVFDGLLVGDRTYACQSFLMTPYPDPETKPQNDFNIALTQTRLKIDMTFAILKARFNCLCDLRVSPERASQIVGACVILHNIATIRKERVPNEYQLPPHEIDPSTQDHPTGRGVRDAITAEYFT, encoded by the exons ATGCGTAGCAGTAGCAAAATGGCTTCACCGTACTTGGAGAATCCTGTAGACATCGGAGCCCAAATTGTACAAAGGGCTTTACGCAGGGAAAGAGTTTTAAGAGACAAACAAAACCCACTGGCATTTTCTGATGAGCACTTATACGAGAGATACAGGTTTTCGGCGGAGGGAATGTTATATCTTTGTCGGCTTCTTGAGCTCCATATTAAAAACCCGACGCGGCGAAGCCACGCGACCACTGTCCCGCAAATGATTTGTATTGCTTTGCGGTTCTTTGCAAGTGGCACATACCTGTATGAGGTGGGCGATGCCGAGAAGCTCAGCAAAAACACAGTTTGCCGAACCATTCGTAGGGTGGTCATCGCACTCCAGAGATACATAAACACTTTCATTGTGTTCCCTGGACATTTACCCACCGTGGCCATAAAAGAGGGCTTCTCTAAAATAGCTG GATTCCCTAGAGTTATTGGAGCAATAGATTGCACGCACATTCCAATCTCTACACCAACAAAACAAATTGAGGCTGATTATCTTAACAGAAACGCTACTCATAGCCTCAACGTTCAG ATGACTTGTGACCATCAGTGTATGATTACAAGTCTGGATGCCAGGTGGCCTGGCTCTATGCTCGACACCCAAATTTTCGAGAAATCGTTGTTATGTCAGCGTTTTCAAGAAG GGGTGTTTGATGGCCTGCTGGTGGGAGACAGAACTTACGCATGTCAGAGCTTTTTGATGACTCCCTACCCTGACCCTGAGACAAAACCACAAAATGACTTTAACATAGCCCTCACTCAAACCAGGCTCAAGATAGACATGACTTTTGCCATTTTAAAGGCACGGTTCAACTGTCTTTGTGACCTAAGAGTATCACCAGAGCGGGCATCTCAGATCGTAGGTGCCTGTGTTATCCTCCACAACATAGCCACTATAAGGAAGGAGCGGGTGCCAAATGAATATCAACTCCCACCTCATGAAATTGACCCCTCCACACAGGACCATCCAACTGGAAGAGGTGTCAGAGATGCAATCACAGCAGAATATTTCACTTAA
- the LOC109077274 gene encoding small EDRK-rich factor 2-like, with the protein MTRGNQRELARQKNAKKHNDQTKGKRNEDGLSASARKQRDAEIMQQKQKKANEKGDPKSK; encoded by the exons ATGACGA GGGGAAATCAGCGTGAACTTGCCCGTCAGAAGAATGCTAAGAAGCATAACGATCAGACCAAAGGGAAGAGAAATGAGGACGGCCTCTCAGCATCTGCCCGTAAGCAAAG agatgCTGAAATCATGCAGCAGAAGCAAAAAAAGGCAAATGAGAAGGGGGACCCTAAAAGCAAATAA
- the LOC109077273 gene encoding DNA-directed RNA polymerase II subunit GRINL1A-like has translation MSSAWTARQGEVGDLSSKSKDQLLEILSRQEKLLSNKRFLQSLPDKGKKIAGFVEKVHLALAHLEEEERKQTSLISVRTEFQAKYQHALAKRSTDKLLQSNLDRIIPYHDRNQTNVNIDAANIQENSGLLGQEECLTSQPEPAETLETASGNAAASLMKDTELVEVFGRVTLDESNNGSNQDTIKALSPSKPFQGNQQQKKPHYIEVLEKTEKSVNMRKPRFKPNQLAVKSESSSPSQASGSTTPLSAEARRQRDRKHLNDITAAQFPPLHHSPAQLLSLEESADLLQEQTRKHLELQAKQAAQKLADGLSFKMESYNPEGGPLRAYREVHDDGAQLSSEED, from the exons ATGTCGTCGGCGTGGACAGCGCGCCAAGGGGAAGTGGGTGATCTGAGCAGCAAGAGTAAAGATCAGCTCTTGGAGATACTGTCACGACAAGAAAAGTTACTGTCTAATAA GAGATTTCTTCAGAGCCTTCCAGATAAGGGAAAGAAGATTGCTGGCTTTGTGGAGAAAGTACACCTTGCACTTGCACatctggaggaggaggagagaaaacAAACAAGTTTAATCTCTGTCCGGACAGAGTTTCAGGCTAAATATCAGCATGCCCTTGCCAAGCGAAGCACAGATAAGCTTTTACAATCCAATTTGGACAGGATTATCCCATACCATGATAGAAATCAAACCAATGTCAATATCGATGCGGCTAACATACAGGAAAATAGTGGACTGTTGGGCCAAGAGGAGTGTTTGACATCCCAGCCTGAGCCTGCTGAAACACTAGAAACAGCCAGCGGGAATGCAGCAGCCTCACTGATGAAAGACACAGAGCTTGTGGAGGTGTTTGGACGAGTAACTCTTGATGAAAGTAACAATGGCTCAAACCAAGACACCATAAAAGCTCTGTCTCCTAGTAAGCCCTTTCAGGGTAATCAGCAACAGAAGAAACCACATTACATAGAAGTTCTGGAGAAGACAGAGAAAAGTGTGAATATGAGGAAGCCCAGATTCAAACCAAACCA GTTAGCTGTAAAATCCGAGTCTTCATCACCTAGTCAGGCCTCTGGCAGCACCACACCACTTTCTGCAGAGGCCAGAAGACAACGAGACCGAAAACACCTGAATGACATCACTGCGGCCCAGTTTCCACCCCTGCACCACAGTCCTGCCCAGCTGCTGTCATTAGAGGAGTCAGCTGACCTTCTGCAAGAGCAGACCAGAAAACACCTG GAGTTGCAGGCCAAACAAGCTGCGCAGAAGCTGGCAGATGGTCTGAGTTTCAAGATGGAGAGTTATAACCCAGAAGGAGGCCCACTGAGAGCCTACAGAGAGGTGCATGATGATGGGGCCCAGCTTTCCTCAGAGGAGGACTGA